One window of Sulfurospirillum sp. 1612 genomic DNA carries:
- a CDS encoding sensor histidine kinase, which translates to MFKKWQKKSINQINIYAIFFAGIFAFAAAFIVIFNEYLDFNREIVQIEKDFMQNQKNDIIRKVRVLENLIIYNAQNFQQQERFEKNLSSMGRVILNTKNEQTNFFIFDDTKRIVCNSKKQRFSPAIKESIFEIAAKGGGFLNIRIEAREYLVYIKRFKSRNLVYGGDVSLDDFNKVIDAKRVVYRNKISGFILKIVSLTFLLYLLSIIKYRYYTEKLTKELKYITDSFKVASLKYQPIDRHHIEFYEFDQIALHANAMIDKIKNKNRALESLNEDLGKLVEKKTAELTKAMEKQKELLHYQEKFVRNAIHEINTPLSIILINIELYNLKFDKNSYLTNIEAAVKVIENIYGDLSYIVKKDRVVYERNMIDFSLFVAKRVEYFQDVARGNDLKIIANIEEDIFILFNEVQLQRLCDNNISNAIKYSFANEIISVKLYAQENFFVFEITNKGDYIQNVDKLFEKFYREDKARGGFGLGLNIVKEICDVNGVKIAVTSQENVITFRYFFNGALS; encoded by the coding sequence ATGTTTAAAAAATGGCAAAAAAAGAGTATCAATCAGATTAATATCTATGCTATCTTTTTTGCCGGTATTTTTGCCTTTGCTGCGGCATTTATTGTGATTTTCAATGAATATTTGGATTTTAATCGAGAAATCGTTCAAATCGAAAAAGATTTCATGCAAAATCAAAAAAACGACATTATCCGCAAAGTCAGGGTTTTAGAGAATCTTATTATTTACAACGCTCAAAATTTCCAACAACAAGAGCGCTTTGAAAAAAATCTCTCCAGCATGGGGCGTGTGATTTTAAATACCAAAAATGAACAAACCAACTTTTTTATCTTTGATGACACAAAAAGAATTGTGTGCAACTCAAAAAAACAACGTTTTTCTCCCGCCATCAAAGAATCAATTTTTGAGATTGCCGCCAAAGGGGGAGGGTTTTTGAATATCCGTATCGAAGCACGCGAGTATTTGGTCTATATTAAAAGATTTAAAAGCCGAAATCTCGTATATGGCGGGGATGTGAGCTTGGATGATTTCAACAAGGTTATTGATGCCAAGCGCGTGGTTTATCGTAATAAAATCTCGGGTTTTATTCTCAAAATCGTCTCATTGACTTTTTTATTGTATCTTCTCAGTATCATAAAATACCGCTACTATACAGAGAAATTGACAAAAGAATTGAAATACATTACGGATTCTTTCAAGGTGGCCTCACTCAAATATCAGCCCATTGACCGTCATCATATTGAATTTTACGAATTTGATCAAATTGCCTTGCATGCCAATGCCATGATTGATAAAATTAAAAATAAAAATAGGGCACTTGAGAGCCTCAATGAGGATTTGGGTAAACTTGTCGAGAAGAAAACAGCAGAGCTGACTAAAGCGATGGAAAAACAAAAAGAGTTATTGCATTATCAAGAAAAATTTGTACGAAATGCCATACATGAGATCAATACGCCCCTTTCAATTATTTTGATCAATATTGAACTGTATAATTTAAAATTTGACAAAAATAGCTACCTGACCAATATCGAAGCAGCAGTGAAAGTCATCGAAAATATTTATGGAGATCTTAGCTATATTGTCAAAAAAGATCGCGTTGTTTATGAGCGAAATATGATTGATTTTTCATTATTTGTTGCGAAGCGCGTTGAATATTTCCAAGATGTGGCTCGGGGTAATGATCTGAAAATTATTGCCAATATCGAAGAGGATATTTTTATTTTATTTAATGAAGTCCAATTGCAACGCCTCTGTGATAATAACATCTCAAATGCTATCAAATACAGTTTTGCCAATGAAATTATATCTGTGAAATTATACGCGCAAGAGAATTTTTTTGTTTTTGAAATCACCAATAAAGGAGATTATATACAAAATGTTGATAAATTATTTGAGAAATTTTATAGAGAAGATAAGGCACGAGGAGGTTTTGGTTTGGGCTTGAATATTGTCAAAGAAATTTGTGATGTCAATGGTGTCAAAATTGCCGTGACTTCACAAGAAAATGTCATTACATTTCGATATTTTTTCAATGGAGCATTGAGTTGA
- a CDS encoding agmatine deiminase family protein, with the protein MSIRVPAEWEKQEFILLVFPYPQSDWQHSIHEIRLAYANLIRTLLPYQRCVVLCQDQQALNTYLEPSQNLTSIVIDFNDTWIRDFGIIGAYENQKLKLYDFTFNAWGGKFDAQKDNRVNQKLQKTGLFDATPMETIDFVLEGGSIDSNGDGVILSTQNCIYNQNRNPQYSPEQIQKKLKTLLGARELIVLKHGGLEGDDTDSHIDTLARFIDPKTIAYVACHDTADTHHDALALMEQELKKTGFDLLPLPLPKAQFFQNHRLPATYLNFIFINNALIVPTYDDPQDAEVLGTLQGFFPNRDVIGVDARVFIREHGSLHCASMNYFCYNSNPTNS; encoded by the coding sequence TTGTCAATAAGAGTGCCAGCAGAATGGGAAAAACAAGAATTTATCTTACTCGTCTTCCCATATCCCCAAAGTGATTGGCAACACAGCATCCATGAGATTCGTCTCGCCTATGCCAATCTCATACGTACGTTGTTACCATATCAACGATGCGTGGTACTTTGTCAAGACCAACAAGCGCTCAACACTTATCTTGAGCCATCACAAAATTTAACCTCCATAGTGATTGATTTCAACGATACATGGATTCGAGATTTTGGTATCATCGGTGCGTATGAAAATCAAAAACTCAAACTCTACGACTTCACTTTTAATGCCTGGGGTGGAAAATTTGATGCACAAAAAGACAATCGTGTCAATCAAAAACTTCAAAAAACGGGACTTTTTGATGCCACACCAATGGAGACGATAGACTTCGTTTTAGAAGGTGGAAGTATCGATAGTAATGGCGATGGCGTGATTTTAAGTACCCAGAATTGTATCTATAACCAAAACCGAAATCCCCAATATTCACCCGAACAAATCCAAAAAAAGCTCAAAACATTATTAGGTGCGCGTGAGCTTATCGTACTAAAACATGGCGGATTAGAAGGTGATGATACGGATTCGCATATCGATACACTCGCACGTTTCATCGACCCAAAAACCATCGCTTACGTAGCCTGTCATGATACGGCTGATACGCATCATGATGCTTTAGCACTGATGGAACAAGAGCTGAAAAAAACGGGCTTTGATCTCTTGCCTTTACCCCTGCCAAAAGCACAATTTTTTCAAAACCATAGATTGCCTGCAACGTATTTGAATTTTATTTTCATCAACAATGCACTCATTGTCCCTACTTATGATGATCCACAAGATGCTGAAGTTCTTGGAACATTACAAGGCTTTTTCCCAAATCGAGATGTTATTGGAGTCGATGCGAGAGTTTTTATACGAGAACACGGTAGTTTGCATTGTGCAAGTATGAACTATTTTTGTTATAATTCCAATCCAACAAACTCATGA
- a CDS encoding cation diffusion facilitator family transporter produces MSLQKKATIVSSVTAIVLIVIKLTIGVISGSVAVLASAIDSMLDFIVSAFNYFAIKKSEQPADVYFNYGKGKIEALAAVIEGTIIALSGVFIFYESVKKTFEHEILTHLDSSIWVMVISLVLTIGLVIFLNYVAKKTDNMVIKADALHYKTDVYSNGVILISLVVIHFTQFYLIDAIMGIMISLYIIYSVYEIIKGGVLVLLDVALEKDLVEKIQTIIESEKEITGYHLLKTRKAGNINFVDVHLVLDPTMSLLRAHYAGDRVEDKIKEIDLKYDWVINIHLDPYDDLELNECPIPHKNVNTK; encoded by the coding sequence ATGTCATTACAAAAAAAAGCCACCATCGTCTCAAGTGTTACCGCCATTGTCCTCATCGTCATCAAACTGACAATCGGAGTCATCAGTGGATCTGTAGCAGTTTTGGCGAGTGCCATCGATTCGATGCTAGATTTTATTGTTTCTGCTTTTAACTACTTTGCCATCAAAAAATCAGAACAACCAGCAGATGTCTATTTTAATTATGGTAAAGGCAAAATTGAAGCTTTAGCTGCTGTAATTGAAGGTACGATTATCGCGCTATCCGGTGTTTTTATCTTTTATGAATCTGTCAAAAAAACATTTGAACATGAAATATTAACCCATCTTGATTCATCCATTTGGGTTATGGTCATCTCCCTTGTTTTAACTATTGGATTGGTTATTTTTCTAAACTATGTTGCAAAGAAAACCGACAATATGGTCATCAAAGCCGATGCCCTGCACTACAAAACCGATGTCTATAGCAATGGCGTAATTTTAATCTCCTTGGTCGTGATTCATTTCACACAGTTTTATCTCATAGATGCCATTATGGGTATCATGATATCTTTATATATTATTTATTCGGTTTATGAGATTATCAAAGGGGGCGTTTTGGTCCTGCTAGATGTCGCGCTTGAAAAGGATCTGGTAGAGAAGATACAAACCATCATAGAATCTGAAAAAGAGATTACAGGATATCACCTGCTCAAAACACGAAAAGCCGGTAACATCAACTTTGTGGATGTCCACCTTGTCTTAGATCCGACTATGTCACTACTGCGAGCGCATTATGCCGGGGATCGTGTCGAGGATAAAATCAAAGAAATTGATTTGAAATATGACTGGGTTATCAACATACATCTTGACCCATATGATGATCTTGAGCTAAATGAGTGTCCCATACCCCATAAAAATGTCAATACAAAATAA
- a CDS encoding FeoA family protein, producing MKLSELEKGQKALINKINLKQEIKERLMSMGICIGATIKVCRKTLNQDSLHVTLDCAACLALSRDEAAFIEVTPVGGNGFGFRKKFRGGNRERCCEALQNEVAAENKNRP from the coding sequence ATGAAATTAAGCGAATTAGAAAAAGGCCAAAAAGCCCTGATCAATAAAATCAATTTAAAACAAGAGATTAAAGAGCGATTGATGTCTATGGGCATCTGCATTGGAGCAACTATCAAAGTTTGTCGAAAAACCCTCAATCAGGACTCTCTTCACGTGACACTCGATTGTGCAGCGTGTCTTGCTCTGAGCCGTGATGAAGCTGCATTTATTGAAGTCACGCCTGTTGGCGGCAATGGCTTTGGATTTAGAAAAAAATTTAGGGGTGGCAACAGAGAAAGATGCTGTGAAGCCCTTCAAAATGAAGTGGCGGCCGAAAACAAAAATCGGCCTTGA
- the feoB gene encoding ferrous iron transport protein B, whose amino-acid sequence MNKSIKVAIVGQPNVGKSSIINSMGNASLHVGNFTGVTVEKKEVFLKRDLYDIKMTDLPGIYSLNAYTPEEQVAKNFLLHEEYDIILNVVDANTLSRNLIFTLQLLDMHKKTILVLNMIDEVEKKSHFLNKESLETLLGIPVILTSAKENRGVEEITTQIIALSKKELIKNKVFYDERIEQRIENLAKILRKSPHFKDYDYSRFLAIRLLDRDESVYKMIHDMPIFIEAHNALEKMYKNLENEFDEESTIDIFSNQRAAIAYDLQRQTLSLDDDEVSLSEKIDNILIHPILGLPIFLFFMWALFQLTFELGNIPMNLIDSAFSQTANFLAGFLPQGIFNSILTEGILPAVGAVVMFLPNILILFFGLNLLEQTGYMSRAAYLMDGFLKRFGLQGKAFIPLVSGFGCTVPAYMAARTLKNPKDRIITMLVLGFMSCGARLPIYVLIIAAFFSNYNPGNILFYIYIGGALLGLIVAKVLRVVLFKGEPEPFVMEMPPYRFPSGKALFMDLWNKTRMFLKKAGTFIALASMVVWFLSSYPKNMELSQSYNQKIEMTQNLESKKALINTLNAKLLEGSFLGQVGKFIEPVFKPLGFDWRMSVSVIAGLAAKEVVVSTMGTLYAVGGAGEANQGLIQKMQENVDFKAAFALIIIVMIYSPCLAAMSTFYAEVPQWAWRTFYTIYPNVVAWLLAYASYKILSLMGY is encoded by the coding sequence ATGAATAAAAGTATCAAAGTTGCCATTGTAGGGCAACCAAATGTCGGGAAATCTTCGATTATCAACTCCATGGGGAATGCCAGTTTACATGTTGGAAATTTTACCGGAGTGACAGTCGAGAAAAAAGAGGTTTTCTTAAAACGCGATTTATATGATATTAAGATGACCGATTTACCAGGAATTTATTCGCTCAATGCCTACACGCCAGAAGAGCAAGTGGCCAAGAATTTTCTCCTTCATGAAGAGTATGATATCATCCTAAATGTCGTCGATGCCAATACACTCTCAAGAAATCTGATTTTTACGCTACAACTTTTGGATATGCATAAAAAGACTATCTTAGTGTTGAATATGATTGATGAGGTTGAAAAAAAGAGTCACTTTTTAAACAAAGAAAGCTTGGAAACGCTCTTGGGTATTCCTGTGATTTTAACCTCGGCCAAAGAGAATCGAGGTGTTGAAGAGATCACGACACAGATTATAGCACTGAGTAAAAAAGAGCTGATTAAAAATAAAGTATTTTATGATGAGCGTATTGAACAACGTATCGAAAATTTAGCAAAAATATTGAGAAAATCACCACATTTTAAAGATTATGATTATTCGAGATTTTTAGCGATTCGCTTGTTGGATCGTGATGAGAGTGTCTATAAAATGATACATGATATGCCCATTTTCATTGAAGCGCATAATGCATTGGAAAAAATGTATAAAAACTTGGAAAATGAGTTTGATGAAGAGAGCACGATTGATATCTTTTCTAATCAACGAGCGGCCATTGCTTATGATTTACAACGACAAACATTGAGTTTGGATGATGATGAAGTGAGCTTGAGTGAAAAAATCGACAATATTCTCATCCATCCGATCCTGGGGCTGCCGATATTTTTATTTTTTATGTGGGCGCTGTTTCAGCTTACCTTTGAGTTGGGTAACATTCCGATGAATCTCATTGACAGTGCTTTTTCTCAGACTGCAAATTTTTTGGCAGGATTTCTGCCGCAGGGAATTTTTAATTCGATTTTAACCGAGGGAATATTGCCAGCAGTTGGTGCTGTGGTGATGTTCTTGCCTAATATTTTAATCCTCTTTTTTGGACTCAACCTTTTAGAACAAACCGGTTACATGAGCCGTGCGGCTTATTTGATGGATGGATTTTTGAAACGCTTCGGATTGCAAGGTAAAGCCTTTATTCCACTTGTGAGTGGTTTTGGTTGTACGGTACCCGCTTACATGGCTGCACGGACGCTAAAAAATCCAAAAGATCGCATTATTACGATGCTGGTTTTGGGGTTTATGAGCTGTGGGGCGCGACTTCCGATTTATGTTTTGATTATTGCCGCATTTTTTTCTAACTACAATCCAGGAAATATCTTGTTTTATATCTATATCGGTGGTGCACTTTTGGGTTTGATTGTCGCGAAAGTACTCAGAGTGGTGTTGTTTAAAGGCGAGCCAGAACCCTTTGTAATGGAGATGCCACCGTATCGTTTCCCTTCCGGAAAAGCGCTGTTTATGGATCTTTGGAACAAAACACGGATGTTTCTAAAAAAAGCAGGAACTTTTATCGCTCTAGCTTCCATGGTCGTTTGGTTTTTAAGCTCTTATCCTAAAAATATGGAACTCTCTCAAAGCTATAACCAAAAAATCGAAATGACTCAAAACCTCGAATCAAAAAAAGCGTTGATTAACACCTTAAATGCCAAATTGCTCGAGGGGAGTTTCTTGGGGCAAGTCGGTAAGTTTATTGAGCCAGTATTTAAACCATTGGGTTTTGATTGGCGGATGAGTGTTTCTGTAATCGCAGGACTTGCTGCTAAAGAAGTAGTGGTCTCTACGATGGGAACGTTGTATGCAGTAGGCGGTGCCGGTGAGGCCAATCAGGGGCTGATTCAAAAGATGCAGGAAAATGTGGATTTTAAAGCAGCCTTTGCTCTGATCATCATCGTCATGATCTATTCTCCTTGTCTGGCTGCGATGAGTACATTTTATGCTGAGGTTCCACAATGGGCTTGGCGAACGTTTTATACAATCTATCCGAATGTCGTGGCGTGGCTTTTGGCTTATGCTTCCTATAAAATCTTGTCTTTGATGGGTTATTAA
- a CDS encoding FeoA family protein produces the protein MKTVSDMKISEKAIIKKIIAKEPIKSRLFAMGIVKGAVIKVLEYTLAKQTWDIVSNNTKIALREEEARGIIIDE, from the coding sequence ATGAAAACAGTATCTGATATGAAAATATCTGAAAAAGCTATTATCAAGAAGATTATAGCAAAAGAACCAATAAAAAGTAGACTCTTTGCGATGGGCATCGTCAAAGGTGCCGTTATTAAAGTTTTAGAATACACATTGGCAAAACAAACATGGGACATCGTGAGTAATAATACAAAAATTGCGTTGAGAGAAGAAGAAGCACGTGGGATCATAATTGATGAATAA
- a CDS encoding carbon-nitrogen hydrolase has translation MSNKTTLKIALIQHANHPSKQETIQTTKAMIQSAAKQGAELVILQELHQDRYFCINEDVKCFDLADNWEEDIRFWSDVAKENHVVLVSSLFEKRAEGLYHNTAVVFEKDGQIAGKYRKMHIPDDPGFYEKFYFTPGDLGYQPIQTSVGKLGVLICWDQWYPEAARLMALAGAEILIYPTAIGWFDEDAPEEKARQLDAWIGIQRGHAIANGLPLIAVNRVGKEFDNHQALDGIRFWGNSFVCGPQGEILAQADAQKECILLQDIDMLRCAEVRKIWPFLRDRRIETYDNITKRLID, from the coding sequence ATGTCAAACAAAACCACATTAAAAATCGCTTTAATCCAACACGCCAACCATCCATCAAAACAAGAAACCATACAGACGACAAAAGCCATGATTCAATCCGCCGCGAAACAAGGGGCAGAACTTGTCATTCTACAAGAGTTACATCAAGATCGCTATTTTTGTATCAACGAAGATGTCAAATGCTTTGATCTTGCTGATAATTGGGAAGAAGATATCCGATTTTGGTCTGATGTTGCCAAAGAAAACCACGTCGTTCTCGTCAGCTCGTTATTTGAAAAACGCGCAGAAGGGCTCTATCACAATACGGCTGTCGTATTTGAAAAAGATGGCCAAATCGCAGGAAAATACAGAAAGATGCATATCCCAGATGATCCGGGATTTTATGAAAAATTCTATTTCACACCCGGTGATCTAGGATACCAACCAATTCAAACTAGTGTGGGCAAACTGGGTGTTTTAATCTGCTGGGATCAATGGTACCCTGAAGCGGCACGTTTGATGGCATTGGCGGGGGCTGAAATCTTAATATACCCCACCGCTATAGGATGGTTTGATGAAGACGCTCCAGAAGAAAAAGCACGCCAACTTGATGCTTGGATAGGCATACAACGAGGTCATGCCATCGCCAATGGTTTACCACTCATCGCTGTCAATCGTGTCGGCAAAGAGTTCGATAATCATCAAGCACTCGATGGTATTAGATTTTGGGGCAACTCTTTTGTATGTGGGCCACAAGGGGAAATACTAGCACAGGCAGACGCTCAAAAAGAGTGTATCCTCCTACAAGATATCGATATGCTACGCTGTGCTGAAGTGAGAAAAATTTGGCCATTTTTGAGGGATCGAAGAATTGAGACCTATGATAATATCACCAAAAGATTGATTGATTAA
- the mgtE gene encoding magnesium transporter, with product MNEEFEKNIDILNDFIADKNDSEISATELAKILKNIKKNDEELFFQYLEKMPSDILGEIVLELPDRFLKEIIENVPKNSLKEAIEELESDDATDLIQDIEDVDSEQAKEILSFLDKEDQEEIKKLKRYDDEQAGAYMQTELFMATYDERIQDALERLKQEKREGILENIHHTFIIDTLGRLMFTITLEDLILFDFNKTFREELKDKEDEFQPKYVQDTDEIDEIVHIVENYDLTSLPVVDSNHKLLGRITSDDIHDLVQERATEQIYGLAGVDDEAEHEENITEAGKSRASWLFVNLLTAILASIVIGLFDKTLQSYVALAVLMPIVASMGGNAGTQTLTIMVRQLALGEVDFQNAKEALWKELILSCVNGLLFGIIMGLIAFFWFKDWRLGLIIASSMQINLLLAGLVGAGIPLLLKRVGIDPAIGSTVILTTFTDVVGFFSFLGLASLFLLK from the coding sequence GTGAATGAAGAATTTGAAAAAAACATCGATATCCTTAATGATTTCATTGCTGATAAAAATGACAGTGAAATCTCTGCGACCGAATTAGCAAAAATTCTCAAGAATATCAAAAAAAATGATGAAGAGCTATTTTTTCAGTATCTTGAAAAAATGCCAAGCGATATCTTGGGTGAAATCGTCCTGGAACTTCCGGATCGATTTTTAAAAGAAATTATCGAAAATGTTCCTAAAAACAGCCTCAAAGAAGCCATTGAAGAGTTGGAAAGCGATGATGCTACTGACTTAATCCAAGATATTGAAGATGTAGATAGCGAACAAGCCAAAGAGATTCTCTCCTTTTTGGACAAAGAAGATCAAGAAGAAATCAAAAAACTAAAGCGCTATGATGATGAACAAGCCGGTGCATATATGCAGACGGAGTTGTTTATGGCAACGTATGATGAGCGTATACAAGATGCTTTGGAACGATTGAAACAAGAAAAAAGAGAGGGTATCTTAGAAAATATTCACCACACCTTTATTATTGATACTCTGGGTCGATTGATGTTTACGATTACGTTAGAAGATCTGATTTTGTTCGATTTTAACAAAACATTTCGAGAAGAGCTCAAAGATAAAGAAGATGAATTTCAACCCAAATATGTCCAAGATACCGATGAAATCGATGAGATTGTCCATATTGTAGAAAATTATGACTTGACGAGTTTGCCAGTAGTGGATAGTAACCATAAACTTCTCGGTCGTATTACGTCTGATGATATTCATGATCTCGTGCAAGAGAGAGCCACAGAGCAGATCTATGGACTCGCCGGAGTTGATGATGAAGCCGAACATGAAGAAAATATCACAGAAGCAGGAAAATCTCGTGCATCGTGGTTATTTGTGAATTTGTTGACAGCAATTCTTGCTTCCATTGTTATCGGATTATTTGATAAGACACTACAATCTTATGTAGCACTAGCGGTTTTGATGCCGATTGTCGCGTCCATGGGAGGCAATGCCGGAACACAGACCTTGACGATTATGGTGCGTCAATTAGCGCTTGGCGAGGTAGATTTTCAAAATGCCAAAGAGGCGCTTTGGAAAGAGTTGATTCTCTCCTGCGTTAATGGCTTACTCTTTGGTATCATTATGGGGTTGATTGCTTTTTTCTGGTTCAAAGATTGGCGCTTGGGGTTGATTATTGCCTCATCGATGCAGATCAATTTACTCCTAGCCGGATTGGTTGGTGCGGGGATTCCGCTTCTTCTAAAACGTGTTGGGATTGACCCGGCTATTGGGAGTACTGTGATTTTGACAACCTTTACCGATGTGGTAGGATTTTTTAGTTTCTTGGGTCTGGCCTCACTCTTTTTACTCAAATAA
- a CDS encoding peptidoglycan DD-metalloendopeptidase family protein — MRRLVCLVLFISSCLNAAYLEESVWKNGETFLDFLSKNSLPSSIYYDLDGKDKELATEIIAGTKFQILRDDNDKIEQVLIPVGEEIELHIEKSADKYILTTTPIAYQTKEETLTIDIKTSPYQDIIDATHNYLLAHEFIQSYKKSVNFKYLRKGDKLVILYTKKIRLGQQFGSPTIEASMVEVRGERHYVFLYNKNRYYDAHGREVEGFFLSLPVHYTRISDRFTYKRWHPILHRYRAHLGIDYAAPRGTPVKAARAGRIIFAGRKGGYGNTIIIAHEGGYKTLYGHLKKFKRGIKRGKHVKKGQVVAYVGSTGLSTGPHLHFGLYRGSLAINPDSAIKLVKSVLSGKKKEDFLKYTAKVKENINLALTSHKEPPKEKKFDYIVRLQMKDKFVE, encoded by the coding sequence ATGAGGAGATTGGTCTGTCTTGTTTTATTTATTTCGTCTTGTTTAAATGCTGCGTATTTGGAGGAATCTGTTTGGAAAAATGGAGAAACATTTCTTGATTTTTTAAGCAAAAATTCTCTACCATCAAGTATCTATTATGATTTAGACGGAAAAGATAAAGAACTTGCGACTGAAATCATTGCAGGTACGAAGTTTCAGATACTACGAGATGATAATGACAAAATCGAACAAGTTTTGATACCTGTTGGAGAAGAGATAGAACTGCACATCGAAAAAAGTGCGGATAAGTACATTTTGACAACTACTCCCATCGCATATCAAACCAAAGAAGAAACTTTGACGATTGATATTAAAACATCTCCCTATCAAGATATCATCGATGCGACACACAATTATTTGCTCGCTCATGAATTTATTCAATCTTACAAAAAAAGTGTTAATTTTAAATATTTGAGAAAGGGCGATAAACTCGTTATCCTTTACACCAAAAAAATACGATTAGGGCAACAGTTTGGATCACCAACAATCGAAGCTTCTATGGTCGAGGTACGAGGAGAGCGTCATTATGTCTTTTTGTATAACAAAAATAGATATTATGATGCACATGGAAGAGAAGTGGAAGGATTTTTCTTAAGTTTACCAGTGCACTATACCCGAATATCAGACCGCTTTACCTATAAAAGATGGCATCCTATCTTGCATCGTTATCGCGCACATTTAGGGATTGATTATGCAGCTCCTAGAGGCACTCCTGTCAAAGCAGCACGCGCGGGTCGGATTATATTTGCAGGGCGAAAAGGTGGGTATGGTAATACCATCATCATCGCGCACGAAGGTGGATATAAAACACTCTACGGTCATCTTAAAAAGTTTAAAAGAGGGATCAAACGGGGAAAACACGTCAAAAAAGGTCAAGTTGTGGCTTATGTGGGATCTACGGGTTTGAGTACCGGACCACACTTGCATTTTGGTCTTTATCGTGGTTCTCTTGCGATTAATCCTGATAGTGCCATCAAATTAGTCAAAAGTGTCCTCAGCGGCAAGAAAAAAGAGGACTTTTTAAAATATACGGCCAAAGTTAAAGAGAATATTAACTTGGCATTGACAAGCCATAAAGAGCCTCCAAAAGAGAAGAAATTCGACTATATTGTAAGATTACAAATGAAAGACAAATTCGTAGAATAA
- a CDS encoding plasminogen-binding N-terminal domain-containing protein: MRKTLLILSIVFSVLNADGLYKEYKTDIIGINGNTATIKDSNEIVIGSSGIVVHHFDATTSSIIASVEVRKKSAGTASLKLTPYQGLKQDALPQSGVKPSAGDRVILNYLYDRALVVAPSYPVYNKIVNTYKNITWVNPDIPASYLAKMYKPNPDKKVFQTMCSQNVASLILFALDSGTYFVDCHDFKIVKKDKAIATKSYQLPFYSRVTSIEAGWFDFGATAIDNYEKYYQALIRP, from the coding sequence TTGAGAAAAACCCTATTGATTTTATCCATTGTTTTTTCTGTTTTGAATGCGGATGGATTATACAAAGAGTATAAAACGGATATTATTGGAATCAATGGCAATACAGCCACGATTAAAGATTCAAACGAGATTGTTATCGGCTCAAGCGGTATCGTCGTCCACCATTTTGACGCCACAACTTCGAGTATTATCGCCAGCGTTGAAGTGCGTAAAAAATCAGCAGGAACCGCCTCGTTAAAGCTCACCCCATATCAAGGACTCAAACAAGATGCCCTGCCCCAATCGGGTGTCAAACCCTCAGCGGGAGATCGCGTGATCTTGAACTATCTTTATGACAGAGCATTAGTGGTCGCACCAAGTTATCCGGTCTATAACAAGATTGTCAATACTTACAAAAATATTACTTGGGTCAATCCTGATATTCCGGCCTCTTATCTTGCAAAAATGTACAAACCAAATCCTGACAAGAAAGTATTTCAGACCATGTGCTCACAAAATGTCGCGTCATTGATCTTATTTGCATTAGATAGTGGTACATATTTTGTGGATTGTCATGATTTCAAAATCGTGAAAAAAGACAAAGCAATCGCAACAAAATCTTATCAACTACCATTTTACAGCCGTGTCACATCCATCGAAGCGGGCTGGTTTGATTTTGGTGCCACCGCCATTGATAACTATGAAAAATATTACCAAGCATTGATACGACCATGA